A window of Mangifera indica cultivar Alphonso chromosome 11, CATAS_Mindica_2.1, whole genome shotgun sequence contains these coding sequences:
- the LOC123230033 gene encoding uncharacterized protein LOC123230033 gives MGNGYNHHFHHRNLHIHKSTFLPMLCSRPSIKDAVLPKWEDRSTSVSGDPLSPKISCMGQVKRTNKIVGFPTSHKLTISTKTNNNNNVKYFKLKKLFSGNNLTANTNITTTTCCRRKEMSLNGVSNKPKVEDVKESDVCINIIEMDPPLPVIKKVAKPDDKGDENSLWKRRSGGGALKSLQLQHLQIPRHQLEVSTV, from the coding sequence ATGGGAAATGGGTATAATCACCATTTTCACCACCGAAACTTGCATATTCATAAGAGTACTTTCTTGCCTATGCTTTGCTCAAGGCCCTCCATCAAAGACGCGGTGCTTCCCAAATGGGAAGATCGATCAACCTCCGTTTCTGGCGACCCTTTATCGCCCAAGATCAGTTGCATGGGCCAAGTTAAGAGAACCAACAAGATAGTCGGCTTCCCCACTTCTCACAAACTCACCATTTCCACTAAaaccaacaacaacaacaatgtCAAGTACTTCAAACTCAAGAAGCTCTTTTCCGGGAACAATCTCACTGCGAATACAAACATTACAACTACTACTTGTTgcagaagaaaagaaatgagcTTGAATGGGGTAAGTAATAAGCCAAAGGTTGAAGATGTTAAAGAGAGTGATGTTTGTATTAACATAATCGAGATGGATCCTCCTCTGCCGGTGATCAAGAAGGTAGCAAAGCCAGACGATAAAGGAGATGAAAACAGCCTCTGGAAAAGGAGATCTGGTGGGGGTGCATTGAAGAGCTTACAGCTACAACATCTTCAAATTCCAAGGCATCAACTTGAAGTCTCAACTGTTTGA
- the LOC123229224 gene encoding uncharacterized protein LOC123229224 — protein MWRWWSWRRWWWWLFFVMSGDFQCHKQKKMMGRGADGGCGTEERPCRPSVPKISAKIPEATKDNSCVDLFSQARKALSERSPFDVAEDGVLSEINLPSVFASLLKQPDSRNRHKKFHSSADKKSSTKSERSKGASIWFETEDYFRDLSLPDIDVLSEVVSFSSLASKKCFLIPLRGNDDGSNGKVSGGECVSCDNGDFNGVATKDEFKEDGDKEDDKQLMEVDGCWDDSLINEETSSSTADSYVGLEWLLGCRTRALLTSHRPSKKRKLLGGDAGLEKILIGCPCEGNTGLCDFCCMADTGKIFNKLILCSSCKVAVHQKCYGTLEASDGSWVCSWCKEKENDNGDLVKQSCVICEKQGGALKPVLGRGVDGGSVEFAHLFCSVFMPGVFIEDMAKMEPIMNLEGIQETRKKALCNVCKMKSGGCVRCSYASCRISFHPMCARESKYRLEVWGKYGCDNVELRAFCIKHSDIQDRSSNTRIRDPRSAIASDSSNSNQLLRTLPINKLHKVKICRKNGDKLAVHMDTSDANSDRSSDSEERGLSGSKLNGETMSGCGEAQGMLLERPDSEDVNPSGSLNFALILKKLIDLGKVNVKDVALEIGISPDSLNTTLAGDSLGPDMLCKIVKWLSNHACLGSLQKSSKFKLKSSISSKAETGLADPNGVMVSELSDPVAIKSVPPRRRTKSSMRILNKVICLSDEILGDNGVMKNQVQIDQIDGDEAVNSCRVFIPDATKKSSTNPDDVEDSQARHLLKSEGNSAKPSDCSFSEKCQQEEAEIPGQNLSVKAVKENPLCSTVNLLFPDIIKTETSGFYVHPYLRETLMQMHSGMLSKKEVHESDGSGEGEVSRLEASANASVCCNHHSQHLKCNDMIFNSDGVNLEQLVKARKSGILELSPEDEVEGEIINFQHRLLGSAVARKRLTDNLVSKVAKSLPQEIDVAQMRRWDAVLVNRYLCELREARKQGRKERRHKEAQAVLAAATAAAAASSRISSFRKDALEESALQENLLRSNSHNGRAGISSQDVPRAKETLARVAVPRVLEKYSDMVHPVSDFSKEHPRSCDICRRSETILNPILVCSSCKVAVHLDCYRSVKESTGPWHCELCEELLSSRSSGAPSVNFWEKPFFVAECGLCGGTTGAFRKSADSHWVHAFCAEWVFESTFRRGQVNPVVGMETVSKGTDICCVCRHRNGVCIKCNFGHCQTAFHPTCARSTGFYMNVKSTGGNFQHKAYCEKHSLEQRAKAETQKHGVEELKSIKQIRVELERLRLLCERIIKREKIKRELILCSHDILALKRDHAAHLALGRTPFPLPDVSSESATTSLKGHTDDYRSCSEAVQRSDDVTVDSSTAVKRRIKVHVSMEADQKTDDSSTSQNPFTQKPLESLAFSGKQIPHRPLLSRSLSSEEEWSSKARKHVETFEKEMVMTSDEASLKNRKLPKGYLFVPLDCLPKEKQINQDTSSVEPVEPDG, from the exons ATGTGGCGGTGGTGGAGTtggaggaggtggtggtggtggttgttTTTTGTAATGAGCGGAGATTTTCAATGTCACAAGCAGAAGAAGATGATGGGTAGGGGTGCGGACGGAGGTTGCGGCACTGAGGAAAGGCCTTGCCGCCCCTCTGTTCCTAAAATTTCGGCTAAAATCCCGGAAGCTACTAAAGATAACAGTTGTGTTGATTTATTTTCGCAGGCTCGGAAGGCACTTTCAGAGCGGTCCCCTTTTGATGTTGCTGAAGATGGAGTTTTAAGTGAGATTAATTTGCCCAGTGTTTTTGCCAGTTTATTAAAGCAACCTGATAGTAGAAATCGGCACAAGAAGTTTCACTCAAGTGCAGATAAGAAGTCTTCTACCAAGAGTGAGAGGTCGAAAGGCGCTAGTATTTGGTTTGAGACTGAGGATTATTTTAGGGACTTGTCATTGCCTGATATTGATGTGTTATCTGAGGTAGTTTCTTTTAGTTCTTTAGCTTCTAAGAAGTGTTTTCTGATTCCTTTACGAGGAAATGATGATGGAAGTAATGGGAAGGTGAGTGGAGGTGAGTGTGTTAGTTGTGACAATGGAGATTTTAATGGGGTTGCTACTAAGGATGAGTTTAAAGAGGATGGTGATAAAGAAGATGATAAACAATTAATGGAGGTTGACGGTTGCTGGGACGATAGTTTGATTAATGAAGAAACCAGTTCTTCTACTGCGGATTCCTATGTAGGTTTAGAGTGGCTATTAGGTTGTAGGACTAGGGCTTTGTTAACTTCACATCGGCCTTCAAAAAAGAGGAAGCTTTTAGGAGGGGATGCAGGATTGGAGAAAATTTTGATCGGTTGTCCTTGTGAAGGGAACACTGGTCTATGTGACTTTTGCTGCATGGCTGATACGgggaaaattttcaacaaattgATTTTGTGCAGTTCTTGTAAGGTTGCAGTTCATCAGAAGTGTTATGGCACACTAGAGGCTTCAGATGGTTCTTGGGTATGTTCTTGGTGTAAGGAAAAGGAGAATGATAATGGTGATTTAGTGAAGCAGTCATGTGTGATTTGTGAGAAGCAAGGGGGTGCTCTGAAACCTGTACTTGGGAGGGGTGTAGATGGAGGGTCTGTGGAATTTGCTCACTTATTTTGTTCTGTGTTCATGCCTGGTGTCTTTATAGAGGACATGGCAAAGATGGAACCAATTATGAATTTGGAGGGAATACAAGAAACCAGAAAGAAAGCACTGTGTAATGTGTGCAAAATGAAGTCTGGAGGTTGTGTCCGCTGCAGTTATG cttcttgtagaatttctttCCATCCTATGTGTGCAAGGGAGTCAAAGTACAGGTTGGAGGTGTGGGGAAAATATGGATGTGATAAT GTTGAGTTACGGGCTTTTTGCATAAAGCACTCAGACATCCAGGACAGAAGTAGTAACACACGCATAAGAGATCCACGGTCAGCTATTGCCAGTGATTCCTCTAATTCCAATCAACTTCTAAGGACTTTGCCAATAAACAAATTACACAAGGTGAAGATCTGTCGCAAAAATGGAGATAAACTTGCAGTTCACATGGATACTTCTGATGCAAATTCTGATAGATCTAGTGATAGTGAAGAGCGGGGGTTGTCTGGTTCCAAATTAAACGGTGAAACTATGTCTGGATGTGGTGAGGCTCAGGGGATGTTATTAGAAAGACCTGATAGTGAGGATGTTAATCCTTCTGGATCCTTaaattttgctttaattttgAAGAAG TTAATTGATCTTGGAAAAGTCAATGTCAAAGATGTAGCATTGGAGATTGGCATTTCCCCTGATTCACTGAATACAACACTTGCT GGTGATAGCTTGGGTCCTGACATGCTATGCAAAATAGTTAAATGGCTTAGCAATCATGCTTGTTTGGGTTCTTTGCAGAAAAGttctaaatttaagttaaaatccTCAATTTCTTCAAAGGCTGAGACTGGACTTGCTGATCCTAATGGTgtaatggtatcagagctttcaGATCCTGTTGCCATTAAATCAGTACCTCCTCGTAGAAGAACTAAAAGCAGCATGAGAATTTTGAATAAAGTAATATGCTTATCTGATGAGATCTTAGGTGACAATGGGGTGATGAAGAATCAGGTACAAATTGATCAAATTGACGGGGATGAAGCAGTGAATTCATGTAGGGTATTCATACCAGATGCCACTAAAAAG AGTTCAACCAATCCTGATGATGTTGAAGATTCTCAGGCGAGGCACTTACTGAAGTCTGAAG GGAACTCAGCTAAACCCTCAGATTGTAGCTTCTCTGAAAAGTGTCAGCAAGAGGAGGCTGAAATTCCTGGACAGAATTTATCAGTGAAAGCAGTCAAGGAAAATCCTCTTTGTTCAACTGTGAATCTACTTTTCCCTGACATAAT CAAGACAGAAACTTCGGGTTTTTATGTGCACCCATATTTGCGGGAGACATTAATGCAGATGCATAGTGGGATGCTTTCAAAGAAGGAAGTTCATGAATCTGatg GTTCAGGTGAGGGAGAAGTATCCCGTCTGGAGGCATCTGCCAATGCAAGTGTTTGTTGTAATCACCATAGTCAACATTTGAAGTGCAATGACATGATCTTTAACTCTGATGGAGTAAATTTAGAGCAGTTGGTTAAAGCTAGGAAATCGGGAATTTTAGAGCTGTCTCCTGAAGACGAAGTGGAAggggaaattattaattttcagcATAGGTTACTTGGCAGTGCAGTGGCTAGAAAGCGGTTGACTG ATAATTTGGTTTCCAAGGTTGCTAAGAGTCTACCACAGGAGATTGATGTAGCACAGATGCGAAGATGGGATGCTGTGCTTGTTAACAGATATCTATGTGAACTTAGAGAAGCAAGAAAGCAGGGAAGGAAAGAGAGAAGGCATAAAGAAGCTCAGGCTGTTCTAGCTGCTGCAACTGCTGCAGCAGCAGCTTCTTCTAGGATTTCATCATTCAGAAAAGATGCTCTTGAAGAATCTGCACTTCAGGAG AACTTATTGAGGTCAAATTCTCATAATGGGAGGGCTGGCATTAGTTCTCAGGATGTGCCTCGGGCTAAGGAGACACTTGCAAGGGTGGCTGTCCCCAGGGTTTTGGAGAAGTACTCTGATATGGTTCATCCAGTCTCAGATTTTTCTAAAGAACATCCTAGATCATGTGACATTTGCAGACGCTCTGAGACAATATTGAACCCTATATTAGTCTGTTCAAGTTGCAAG GTCGCTGTTCATTTGGATTGCTATCGCAGTGTTAAAGAATCTACAGGTCCTTGGCACTGTGAATTATGTGAAGAATTATTATCATCTAGATCCTCCGGAGCTCCATCTGTCAATTTTTGGGAGAAACCTTTTTTTGTTGCAGAATGTGGTTTATGTGGTGGCACCACTGGTGCTTTTAGGAAATCTGCAGATAGTCATTGGGTGCATGCCTTCTGTGCTGag TGGGTCTTTGAGTCAACATTCAGAAGGGGACAAGTAAATCCTGTTGTGGGAATG GAGACTGTTTCAAAAGGGACTGATATTTGTTGTGTCTGCCGGCACAGAAATGGTGTCTGCATAAag TGCAACTTCGGTCACTGTCAGACCGCATTTCATCCCACCTGTGCTAGAAGTACTGGGTTTTACATGAATGTAAAGTCTACTGGTGGCAATTTCCAGCACAAGGCTTACTGTGAAAAACATAGCTTGGAGCAGAGGGCAAAG GCTGAAACTCAAAAACATGGGGTTGAGGAATTGAAAAGCATTAAGCAAATCAGG GTTGAGCTAGAGAGGTTACGCCTTCTCTGTGAGCGAATCATCAAACGTGAGAAGATAAAG AGGGAGTTGATTCTTTGCTCTCACGATATACTTGCCCTCAAAAGAGACCATGCTGCTCATTTGGCTCTGGGCCGCACTCCCTTTCCCCTCCCAGATGTTAGTTCAGAATCTGCTACAACTTCACTTAAAGGACATACTGATGATTATAGATCATGCAGTGAAGCTGTTCAGCGTTCAGATGATGTAACTGTGGACAGCAGTACTGCTGTTAAGCGCCGAATTAAGGTGCATGTGTCCATGGAAGCTGACCAAAAGACAGATGACAGCTCCACTTCACAAAATCCTTTTACCCAAAAACCATTGGAGAGTTTGGCTTTTTCTGGGAAGCAAATACCTCACAGACCTCTTTTATCACGTAGTCTCTCGAGTGAAGAGGAATGGAGCTCCAAAGCTCGAAAG CATGTTGAAACATTTGAAAAGGAGATGGTAATGACATCAGATGAAGCATCTCTGAAGAATCGGAAATTACCCAAAGGATATCTGTTTGTCCCTCTCGATTGCCTTCCGAAGGAGAAGCAGATCAACCAGGATACATCTTCTGTTGAACCGGTGGAACCTGATGGGTAG